One Thiocapsa sp. genomic window carries:
- a CDS encoding pyruvate kinase, with product MAHHGGRGRAIPADVRFTLQIECGLLERLAVGDWLGLTDTRGQHHELKIVAKSGQSFIAESERTAYIQDDTPVTGLRDGKSIGAGRIAGIPEVVNPILLLPGETLILTRRNDPGAEAIRDASGRVVAPAQIHCTLEAAFEQVAHGHSVWFDDGKIGGLVQENDGQRISVKITHTGPRGAKLRAEKGINFPDTALKISALTEKDLDDLPAVVKFADMVALSFVRGPEDVERLHDELYRLGANHLGIVLKIENRQAFENLPRILLASLNSPPVGIMIARGDLAVEVGFERLSEVQQEILWLCEAAHVPVIWATQILEGMAKKGAPSRAEVSDAAMSIQAECAMLNKGPNIVETVRFLNGIIGRMDEHYVKRRATLRKLSVAQLK from the coding sequence TTGGCTCACCACGGCGGCCGCGGCCGAGCCATCCCCGCGGATGTTCGATTCACCCTCCAGATCGAGTGCGGTCTGCTCGAGCGGCTCGCTGTCGGCGATTGGCTTGGTCTGACCGACACGCGCGGCCAACACCATGAGCTGAAGATCGTCGCGAAGAGCGGTCAATCGTTCATCGCCGAAAGCGAGCGGACCGCCTATATTCAGGACGATACCCCGGTCACCGGACTGCGCGACGGCAAGTCGATCGGGGCAGGACGCATCGCCGGGATCCCCGAGGTCGTCAATCCCATCCTTCTCCTGCCGGGCGAAACCCTGATTCTGACCCGTCGCAACGATCCCGGGGCAGAGGCCATTCGCGACGCATCCGGTCGCGTCGTCGCGCCGGCACAGATCCACTGTACCCTGGAAGCGGCGTTCGAGCAGGTCGCGCATGGGCACAGCGTCTGGTTCGACGACGGCAAGATCGGCGGGCTCGTCCAAGAGAACGACGGTCAGCGGATCAGCGTCAAGATCACCCATACCGGGCCACGCGGCGCGAAGCTGCGCGCCGAAAAAGGCATCAACTTCCCGGACACCGCACTCAAGATCTCCGCCCTGACCGAGAAAGACCTCGATGACCTGCCGGCAGTCGTCAAGTTCGCCGACATGGTCGCACTGTCCTTTGTCCGCGGACCCGAGGATGTCGAGCGTCTCCACGACGAGCTCTACCGGCTCGGGGCCAACCATCTCGGGATCGTGCTCAAGATCGAAAACCGTCAAGCCTTCGAAAACCTCCCCCGCATCCTGCTCGCGAGCCTGAACTCACCTCCCGTCGGGATCATGATCGCGCGGGGCGATCTGGCGGTCGAGGTGGGATTCGAGCGCCTGTCCGAGGTCCAACAGGAGATCCTGTGGCTCTGCGAAGCGGCACACGTGCCGGTGATCTGGGCGACCCAGATCCTCGAGGGCATGGCCAAAAAGGGAGCACCGTCGCGCGCGGAGGTCTCGGACGCCGCCATGAGTATTCAGGCCGAATGCGCCATGCTCAACAAGGGTCCGAACATCGTCGAGACCGTCCGTTTCCTGAACGGAATCATCGGGCGGATGGATGAGCACTATGTCAAACGGCGGGCCACGTTGCGCAAGCTCTCGGTCGCGCAGTTGAAGTAG
- a CDS encoding pyruvate kinase, whose protein sequence is MTTTPTSRQLERPIAQLATLRKGAVEFERAYDAEIEKVEPGHRDSARNFLHYLSIRQHDIRSLQQDLGALGLSSLGILEPHALASLNSVIAILEQLSGKDFGPAPEPPVDFRSGPLLLRDHTRALLGPEPRDRFVRIMVTMPSEAASDAQLVQDLLIAGMDVMRVNCAHDGPDAWFAMVENLRRAEQLVGRSCRVQADLAGPKLRTGAIQASGRVKRMAPDRDVFGRVARPARIWLTTAAAAEPSPRMFDSPSRSSAVCSSGSLSAIGLV, encoded by the coding sequence ATGACCACGACGCCGACTTCTCGCCAACTGGAAAGGCCGATCGCACAACTCGCCACCCTGCGCAAGGGTGCCGTCGAGTTCGAGCGAGCCTACGACGCCGAGATCGAGAAGGTCGAGCCCGGCCATCGCGACAGCGCGCGCAACTTCCTTCACTATCTCAGCATCCGTCAACACGACATCCGCAGTCTTCAACAAGACCTCGGTGCCCTGGGACTCTCCTCGCTCGGCATACTGGAGCCCCATGCCCTGGCCAGCCTCAATTCGGTGATAGCCATCCTGGAGCAGCTCAGCGGCAAGGATTTCGGTCCAGCCCCGGAGCCGCCCGTGGATTTCCGCTCCGGGCCTTTGTTGCTGAGGGATCACACCCGTGCGCTTCTGGGTCCCGAACCCCGCGATCGATTCGTTCGCATCATGGTCACCATGCCGAGCGAGGCCGCCTCGGACGCACAACTGGTCCAGGATCTCCTCATCGCCGGGATGGATGTGATGCGCGTCAACTGCGCCCACGACGGTCCGGATGCCTGGTTCGCGATGGTTGAAAACCTGCGCCGAGCGGAACAGCTGGTGGGACGAAGCTGCCGCGTGCAGGCCGACCTGGCCGGTCCGAAACTCCGTACGGGCGCCATTCAGGCAAGCGGGCGGGTCAAGCGAATGGCGCCCGATCGCGATGTCTTCGGTCGCGTCGCCAGGCCCGCTCGGATTTGGCTCACCACGGCGGCCGCGGCCGAGCCATCCCCGCGGATGTTCGATTCACCCTCCAGATCGAGTGCGGTCTGCTCGAGCGGCTCGCTGTCGGCGATTGGCTTGGTCTGA
- the pstS gene encoding phosphate ABC transporter substrate-binding protein PstS — protein sequence MTSLPGVKRAASAVFVSILLTACGGESTDTTTESPAGLRITGAGATFPEPLYQEWIRRYNTEQSEAHFVYEGGGSGEGVRRFIAETVDFGASDSAMSDEQIAQVQRGVKLIPATAGMIALAYNLPGVDGELRLPRDVYVDIFLGKVWQWNDPRIVAANPHLDLPSKLIQTVVRRDGSGTTFAFTNHLSTISPTWLNEGPGTGILMNWPGGAMTGNGNEGVAHKIKISHGSIGYIEYYFASRLGLPIASLENKAGNFVRPDAESGRRTLEAAAEDRMPENLRLFVPDPEAPDAYPIVSLTWLLLYGTYPEPEKMAALKAVVTWALDAGQPIAEELGYIPLPANIVSAASRAIETIR from the coding sequence ATGACGAGTCTTCCCGGGGTTAAGCGCGCCGCTTCGGCGGTCTTTGTCTCCATCCTATTGACGGCATGCGGCGGAGAGTCGACCGATACGACGACGGAGTCCCCGGCCGGTCTGCGGATCACGGGGGCGGGTGCAACCTTCCCCGAACCGCTCTACCAGGAGTGGATTCGCCGTTACAACACGGAGCAATCCGAGGCGCACTTTGTCTACGAAGGCGGAGGCAGCGGCGAGGGCGTCAGACGTTTTATCGCCGAGACGGTCGACTTCGGCGCCAGCGACTCGGCCATGTCGGACGAGCAGATCGCCCAAGTCCAGCGCGGCGTCAAGCTGATCCCGGCCACCGCCGGCATGATCGCGCTGGCCTACAACCTTCCCGGGGTGGACGGTGAGCTGCGCCTGCCGCGCGATGTCTATGTCGATATCTTTCTGGGCAAGGTTTGGCAATGGAACGATCCCCGTATCGTCGCCGCCAATCCACACCTCGACCTTCCCTCGAAGCTGATCCAGACGGTCGTGCGTCGCGACGGCTCCGGGACCACCTTCGCCTTCACCAACCATCTGAGCACCATCAGCCCGACCTGGCTGAACGAGGGTCCGGGCACCGGAATCCTCATGAACTGGCCCGGCGGGGCGATGACCGGCAACGGCAACGAAGGGGTCGCGCACAAGATCAAGATCAGCCACGGCTCGATCGGCTACATCGAATACTATTTCGCGAGCCGTCTTGGGCTGCCGATCGCATCCCTGGAGAACAAGGCCGGCAACTTCGTCAGACCGGACGCCGAGAGCGGGCGACGCACCCTCGAGGCGGCGGCCGAGGACCGTATGCCCGAGAACCTGCGGCTCTTCGTTCCCGATCCGGAGGCGCCGGATGCCTACCCCATCGTCAGTCTGACTTGGCTCTTGCTCTATGGAACCTATCCCGAGCCCGAGAAGATGGCGGCGCTGAAGGCGGTGGTGACTTGGGCCCTGGACGCCGGACAGCCGATCGCCGAGGAGCTGGGTTACATCCCGCTTCCGGCCAACATCGTCTCCGCAGCGTCACGCGCCATCGAAACCATCCGATAG